Part of the Candidatus Angelobacter sp. genome is shown below.
AACACGGAGAGTTTCTTCGTCAGCCTCGTGGAGCCGCAGTGCGGACAAACGGTGCCTTCCCAGTCGCTGGAACGCACGAGGATTTCGCTGTCCTGTTCGCACTTCCCGCAATGAAATTCATAAATCGGCATGGCGCAAAATAACGTGGTCCCGAAAAATCTCAAGCGGGC
Proteins encoded:
- a CDS encoding zinc ribbon domain-containing protein, producing MPIYEFHCGKCEQDSEILVRSSDWEGTVCPHCGSTRLTKKLSVFASNVAGEAVAPTCTGQPRSCGVCGTGKPHSH